The genomic DNA GACGCAAGTTCGACAGCGAGCGCCTTGGTGAGTCCCACAACTCCTGCCTTGCTCGCTGAGTAGGCCGCACTGCTGTGCAGTCGCGGGCCGACCATTGCGTGGACAGAGGAGATGGTTACGATGCTCGCGCCGTCGGCCAGATGCGGCGAGGCCTCCTTGCACCAGATGTAGGCGGCGTCCAAGTTGATGCTGACCATATCCGTCCACCACGCGTAGTCGCCGTCCTCCAACTTCCTGGTCTCCGAGCAATTGTCAATACCTGTGGATAGGTGTGTCATGCAGCTTGCTGCTGACTCGGTTGGTCGTCGGGGCGTTCGACGAGTTTGCCTTTCTTGAAGGTCGCTCCTGTTCGGACGAGGGCGACGAGGTGGGGTGCGTTGA from Streptosporangiales bacterium includes the following:
- a CDS encoding SDR family oxidoreductase, encoding MTHLSTGIDNCSETRKLEDGDYAWWTDMVSINLDAAYIWCKEASPHLADGASIVTISSVHAMVGPRLHSSAAYSASKAGVVGLTKALAVELASRHIRVNTVAPGLVESPLTRPRIDDKKYRAAWFARQPIQRMITAHDVAMAVQFLVSNEASAISGVVLPVDGGLLASS